In Oncorhynchus gorbuscha isolate QuinsamMale2020 ecotype Even-year linkage group LG02, OgorEven_v1.0, whole genome shotgun sequence, a single genomic region encodes these proteins:
- the LOC124006725 gene encoding ribosomal protein S6 kinase alpha-3-like codes for MPLAQFGADPWQKMALGNSETEVMDDSMGDDDDTACSDEGFVNEISITNHVKEGSEKADPRQFELRKVLGQGSFGKVFLVKKITGPDAGQLYAMKVLKKATLKVRDRVRTKMERDILVEVNHPFIVRLHYAFQTEGKLYLILDFLRGGDLFTRLSKEVMFTEEDVKFYLAELALALDHLHGLGIIYRDLKPENILLDEQGHIKLTDFGLSKESIDHENKAYSFCGTVEYMAPEVVNRRGHALSADWWSYGVLMFEMLTGTLPFQGKDRKETMTMILKAKLGMPQSLSQEAQSLLRNLFKRNPGNRLGAGPDGVEEIKRHFFFSTIDWNKLFRREIHPPFKPVSGRPDDTVYFDSEFTAKTPRDSPGCPPSANAHQLFRGFSFVAISKEESQPPQTTSMNMTSIQQLHRNAAPFSDVYDVKEDIGVGSYSICKRCVQKSNSMEYAVKIISKAKRDPTEEVEIILRYGQHPNIITLKDVYDDGCSVYLVTELMKGGELLDKILRQKFFSEREASAVLHTITKTVEYLHVQGVVHRDLKPSNILYVDESGNPESIRICDFGFAKQLRAENGLLMTPCYTANFVAPEVLKKQGYDAACDIWSLGVLLYTMLTGFTPFANGPEDTPEEVLARIGSGKFSLTGGYWNSVSAEAKDLVSKMLHVDPHQRLTASQVLRHSWIVHKDRLPKYQLNRHDTPHLVKGAMAATYSALNMHVPPVLDPVGHSSLAQRRGVKKLTSTAL; via the exons ATGCCCTTGGCACAGTTTGGAGCAGACCCTTGGCAGAAAATGGCATTGGGCAATTCTGAAACAGAG GTCATGGATGACTCCATGGGGGATGATGATGATACTGCATGCAGT GATGAGGGCTTTGTGAATGAGATCAGTATCACAAACCATGTTAAAGAGGGTTCTGAAAAGGCTGATCCGCGGCAGTTTGAGCTGCGCAAGGTCCTGGGACAGGGATCCTTTGGGAAG GTGTTCCTTGTGAAGAAAATAACAGGGCCTGATGCTGGACAGCTCTATGCTATGAAGGTGCTGAAAAAGGCCACATTGAAAG TGCGAGATAGGGTCCGGACTAAGATGGAGCGAGATATTTTGGTGGAGGTGAACCATCCTTTTATCGTCCGATTACATTACG CATTCCAGACAGAAGGGAAGCTGTACCTGATTCTGGACTTCCTCAGGGGTGGAGATTTATTCACACGGCTGTCCAAAGAG GTGATGTTCACAGAGGAGGATGTGAAGTTCTACCTGGCAGAGCTGGCTCTGGCACTGGACCATCTGCATGGCCTGGGAATCATCTACAGAGACCTTAAACCTGAGAA CATCTTGTTAGATGAGCAAGGACATATCAAACTCACTG ACTTCGGCCTGAGTAAAGAGTCCATTGATCATGAAAACAAGGCCTACTCTTTCTGCGGAACAGTGGAGTACATGGCACCAGAGGTTGTGAACCGCCGAGGACACGCCCTTAGCGCCGACTGGTGGTCCTACGGCGTGCTCATG TTTGAGATGTTGACGGGAACACTGCCTTTCCAAGGGAAGGATCGGAAGGAAACCATGACCATGATACTGAA GGCCAAGCTGGGAATGCCACAGTCCTTGAGTCAAGAGGCCCAGTCTCTCCTACGTAACCTGTTCAAACGCAACCCAGGCAACAGACTGG GTGCTGGTCCAGACGGAGTGGAAGAGATCAAGAGACATTTCTTCTTTTCCACTATTGACTGGAAT AAATTATTCAGGAGAGAAATCCATCCCCCCTTTAAACCTGTGAGTGGCAGACCTGATGACACGGTCTACTTTGACTCTGAATTCACTGCAAAAACTCCACGAG ACTCTCCTGGCTGTCCCCCGAGTGCCAACGCCCACCAGCTTTTCAGAGGCTTCAGCTTCGTGGCCATCTCGAAGGAGGAGAGTCAACCACCACAGACCACCAGCATGAACATGACCTCAATACAG CAACTCCACAGAAACGCAGCACCGTTCAGTGATGTATACGATGTGAAGGAGGACATCGGCGTGGGCTCTTACTCAATATGCAAACGCTGCGTTCAGAAGAGCAACAGTATGGAGTATGCTGTAAAG ATCATCAGTAAGGCCAAGAGGGACCCCACAGAAGAGGTGGAGATTATTCTGCGTTACGGACAGCACCCCAACATCATCACTCTCAAAGAT GTGTATGACGATGGGTGCTCCGTGTACCTGGTGACAGAGCTGATGAAAGGAGGGGAGCTGCTGGATAAGATCCTCCGACAGAAGTTCTTCTCTGAGAGGGAGGCCAGTGCTGTTCTCCACACCATCACCAAAACTGTGGAGTACCTGCATGTACAGGGG GTTGTCCACAGAGACCTGAAGCCCAGTAACATCCTGTATGTGGATGAGTCTGGAAACCCAGAGTCCATCCGGATCTGTGATTTTGGCTTCGCCAAACAGCTGAGAGCTGAAAACGGGCTCCTGATGACTCCGTGTTACACGGCCAACTTTGTCGCCCCTGAG GTGCTGAAGAAACAGGGCTATGATGCAGCGTGTGATATCTGGAGTCTGGGAGTACTGCTCTACACAATGCTTACTGG GTTCACTCCTTTTGCCAATGGACCAGAAGATACTCCTGAAGAGGTCTTAGCGCGGATTGGCAGTGGAAAGTTCTCTCTGACAGGCGGCTACTGGAACTCTGTCTCAGCAGAGGCCAAG GACCTAGTGTCAAAGATGCTGCATGTGGACCCCCACCAGAGGCTAACTGCTTCTCAGGTGCTGCGACACTCCTGGATAGTACACAAGGACCGGTTGCCCAAGTACCAGCTCAATAGACATGATACCCCTCATTTGGTCAAG GGTGCGATGGCAGCCACTTACTCTGCTCTGAACATGCATGTTCCCCCTGTGCTGGACCCTGTAGGACACTCCTCATTAGCTCAACGAAGAGGAGTGAAGAAGTTGACTTCCACAGCCCTGTGA